The stretch of DNA TACAAACAGAAACAAATGAACAATATGAAAGAGACAATCACTGTAACATAATTTGGTGTTACAGATGATTGTTTAAGGGTGACTACTGGGCTTTGCCAAATGAGTTGGGTGGTTTTCTCCGGCCACGATTACCAAAATGTTTGTTTCACGATCAGTTTCGGTGTTTCTTTCCCGTCCAGACTTGTTCGAATCAGTACTTGTCGTCGGCAGTTGATCTATTTCAGGCCTAAGACACCGCGAACAAGCTACACTCAGCAATGCTATCCCAATAACTATAAAAATGGGTGCAAGCCCACCATACAGAAATGCCACCGAGGAGTTCCAATTCCATAGAGACGACCCACGATGACTAACCGATCCCTGATTCatatataaatacaaatacaaatataaatatagatatttCACTCAACGAAGTTACTTAGATATCTTCTTTTGTTCTTAGTAATTGCTCGAGTTTGATTGCATTCTTATATAGTTATGTAGCTTGTTagtatttgtttaattttaagaGATAGGATTCAAAGATTTTTTTACGTTCTTGAAAGGCTGTGCATTAgtttatatttaaacatataaaatgttactttattttataaattttgttctCACAAACTTCTGAAACGACTTTATCTGAATTTTATTTGACGTGAATGTAGAAGTAAAGAAAAGAATACATTGGTATATACTGCATGAATGACTGCACATTGGATAATGTTATTTTGGCGTTACAACAAATCGAAGAGATTTAGTCGCACAAAAAATCGAAGAGACGTTGATTTTGAGCATTTCATGAGTCAAGGGGATCCAAAATTGTAACTAAGAACCTTATTCTGTGACCAATATGAAGAGCTGCGATAATGCAGCAATACTAATAAAATACATGATCAGTGAACATATAGAGACAATTACTAGGAGATCCAAATATGAACAAAGAacattgaataaataattatatccCATTTATGCGCATAAATTCTGAGGAAGACACAGGGAGATAGGCCATTTCATAAATTACAAGAGACAAAATTATGTgaaaatgacaaacaattcttTTAATAAATCCAACGCCCGACTATCTAGACTAACACCAAAAACGTAAAAGATACAGATATGGTTAATTCTGTGGGGTGATGAACTGTGACTGCTTTTAGATCAATCGATATATAACTGGACAGTAAATGCACAGTTGCACGCGAGTTTTTTAAACGACTGTGATATGTGAAAATGCTACACTGTTCCCTACAGTGTAACTCATTGAGAGAACTTTGCAATCAATTTGTCAACATGGATAATGATATCGTCTATCCTGGGCCGCATAGCAGCCTGGGGCTGAAGCATCCACGAAACAAACTGATGAAGAGCATCTGGATATGAAGGTTTATGTCCAGCTGGCCATTTGACCTGAGCATTTACAATAGCCAATTGCAGGCTTCCACCAGACTCTCCAAGTGCATATTCAAATGGAGATACCCCATACCTAAAAATTTCAGCCACttgaattaataaacaattaaacatgCATACTAAAGCTACCAAGATAaatttctaaataaaaaatctcagaaaagaattatttgattgtactGATGTAAGTAGTTTCAATAGAAAACACACCTCAACCATTGGATTTATGTTTAGTGCCAACGGAACAACCCTCAAGACTCAAGAAAACACAGTCAAACTTCAAGGAACAGTTAGTGGATTTTATTTCACGTTGACTAGCAAAGAAGTAGTCTATGTATAGTGATCCAACAGCATGGGCATcaacatgtttttattttgtattactATTTAGTGTTGGGTGACTAACAATGCTAAAACTTCAAAATCAGTAATGATATTTAATGTGATCTCTAACTTTTAACCACACAAATATGTCACAATTTGAAACAGTGACTCTGGTTATTAAGTAGGACTTGCCCCttgtttctcttcttttttagtttacactaaagaaacaaataaatataaattcttAAATGTGTTCGTTTTTAAATTGTAAAGGTAAACTTGACAAGCACTTCCACACACAGACACATGCAAACAACATATAGCAAATATATGGGAAACAATATTGGCAGGGCATGATGACAAAGTAGCtttgataattgaaatataCAACCTAAATTTCAATCCATCGTTAATTTGTAGGATCTATGATGCACATTAAGGGTTCAGATCAAATGCATTGCACATGTGAGGACCAAATATGGTTATTATGTTTTTTGAAGGCACAGTTAGCAAATAATGTAAACATCAAATTAATATAATCACAAAAGAAGAAGGATTAATCCTCACATTATTGCATATAATGTGCATCCTAGTGACCAAACGTCAGTCCTCTCGTCTATATCAGCATGGCTTGGGCAATCCCACAGCTCAGGGGATCGGAAAGGAGCAGAGCAATGTTCAGATGCCCATTCCTACATAAGAAGACAAGTAGCAAGCACCAGGTCAGAAAATCCAAGCTAGACGACTGAAAACAAACAtttctttttcatatttctaAATCCTACGCAAAATAGACAAACTATTAGAAGAACTAGCATTGCCAAAATGAAATCCTAAGCAAAGAAATTTAGTTATAAATGGAATATAGGACCAGTTAGTGTACAATATAAAATCCAAAATCCATTACCAGCCTGATGATGTATACATCTATCACATTAGGCGATACAAATTCACATAATACAAATGGAGCAAAAGAATCATAAGACATTCCAAAATGTGATGTATTTATAAGCACCAAACATTTTTGTGCAGTATCAAAGAAACGTTCTGCAAGAAGTGGGAGTTctaaaagagaaagaaagaatcaCCTGCAACTGGAGTGCCTCTGATCTAGAGCTAATATGCCTCCTTGCAGGACGAGCACTGCCAAAATCCATCAGTATGGCCAGTGGTGATTGTCCTTTTATGTGTGTTAGGAGAACATTACCAGGTTTGACATCATTGTGTGCATATGGAGGATCTAAATTGTGCATGTGCTTTAGTCCTGCACAAAGCTGTTCAGTTGATTTTACAcggttaaaacttaaaaaggTCTTTATATTGAACAATACGTCAAAATAATAGTGAAAGGAAAATGTCAACAACCAAATAGAAACCAAAAGATGAAATAAGCAGACCAGAGAAATCCATTCTTCTTCTACACTAGGATTCTCATAGCAAAAAGAATCCATGTCACATGAATTGAGTGCATGACAATGATAAGTATAACATAGCAATATTGATCCTATCAGACAATAATGTGTTTATGACAACCAAGAGTGATTATAATGtgtcaaacaaaatataatGAATGTTGAATTGCAAGTAAAATGCATAATGAAAATACTGTTCTCTTTACCTGCCGAAATATTTGAAGAACATCTGAGGTAGAATAGTGTTCCTTTTTGGCTTTCATTGTTTTGGCATTGTCTAACAATGTTCCATCCAAATGAACTGGAAATAACAAGTATGCTTCATGGCTCCAAGATGTTTCTGGGGTAGGCTGCCAACAAAAGGGACATATTCTACATAAACATAAAATCACAAAAACATGCCGAGCCAATACGGAAAAAGGAATAAGTGTTGGTTGCAATTACTACTACTCCACCTTCACAGAAATGATTGCATGATCAAGAAGTGGGAGGAGATTGGGGTGACTAAACAGTGACGAGACGCGTATCTCCTCTCTGACCAACTCCAGCTGCTCATTGTTCTGAATGAGGACCTTTTTCATAGCATAAGATCCATCATCTGCAGTTAAGAAACGGTACAATTGACCAATTAATTCATGTCTTTGATATTGCAATACAAACCATCATAATTAACATTTTGTAAAATGCGATTTCTGTAAAAATATTGCAGTTGCTTTCCAAACCTTGGTTTGACTAGAAGTGATAAAAAGCAGCTTTTGCACCGAATTTAAACTataagttttatattaaaattgctTTCAGAGTGAAAAcattcaaacataaatcacttacttcaaactcaattttaacaaatcaaactcGTCAAAACACGaatcaaaattgaaattgatCGGATCGGAGAACGAAAACGTAAATTAAATTGAATGTGAGAAGAGATCGAGTAATAACCGTAAACTAATCACATAGATCAGGCGATAATTGaatgaattaaaaaagaaagtgatAATGATAATCGAATCGAATCGAACCGGAAAGATGAGAAGAGTCTTTGAGTTTATTAGCGAGACCACCGGTAGCAGAGTCATTAGGAGCTTCTTTAACAAGATAAACAAAAGCGAATCCACCTTCACCGAGTTGTCTCAAGATTCGGAATCGATTCTCGTTGATCCAAACATCACCACCACCGTTTACAGAGTCGTATAATGCGTTTAAACCAGAGAAAGAACAACCCATTTTGTTGTATGAATGAAAGAAGTGTGAACTGAAATCAGGTGTCGAAATAATAAAGTGACCTGATTTCACGTCGTCGGTTGAGTAATGAGTTGTGTCTGATTGAAATGAATTGAAATGAATCTCAGCTAAATTGTAAAgtttacttttaatttatttattgagttTACTAATCAGCTCCTTTCTTGGATCACTTCATTTTCAACCAAACACCTGTGTTTGTCTACTCTTTATTTTTGTGCACATTTCTCTTTcacaaaatttttatttttattttttgagtttttattttttcatttttaatcaaaattatgattttaagttcttttttaatcaaaattataaaaaaaattcaatataaagGGGTATAAGGACCAAAAAAGAGACTacacataaattaaaattttatctcATATGATAGAAATACAAAGTTGTTTGATGGGACGGCTCTGTTTGGGAAggtcaataagctagcttatagctaaAAGTTCAGTTTGGTAAcagttttaaaaaaagagtttatagtttattttactagcttatagtttatttctcaaatgttatttcaagtagcttatgagtttatagcttatcattttttctttcaattttagcctcattttacttgaaaaaaattaaatattaattaaacatatattttttatgtcatttcatacttataaactAGTCCAacaactaattttaccaaacaatacaaattcaatcagttaACTTATTCGTTATAAActaaaaactagcttataagttatccGCTATTTCTTAACAAACAGAAACAGAGACACTATGATTGAAGTTTAAACTCTTATGTGCACTTTGTAAGTGAGTTTCTAGTAGatagtaattttatcatttaaaaaaaaacaattaaacaagGAGTAGAAACTCCTATCAAATCAGCTTGTAACAAAAGGATGGCCTCATAAGAAGGATGAATAGTAATTTTGGATATTGATCTTTACTTTC from Trifolium pratense cultivar HEN17-A07 linkage group LG5, ARS_RC_1.1, whole genome shotgun sequence encodes:
- the LOC123884582 gene encoding serine/threonine-protein kinase 16; translated protein: MGCSFSGLNALYDSVNGGGDVWINENRFRILRQLGEGGFAFVYLVKEAPNDSATGGLANKLKDSSHLSDDGSYAMKKVLIQNNEQLELVREEIRVSSLFSHPNLLPLLDHAIISVKPTPETSWSHEAYLLFPVHLDGTLLDNAKTMKAKKEHYSTSDVLQIFRQLCAGLKHMHNLDPPYAHNDVKPGNVLLTHIKGQSPLAILMDFGSARPARRHISSRSEALQLQEWASEHCSAPFRSPELWDCPSHADIDERTDVWSLGCTLYAIMYGVSPFEYALGESGGSLQLAIVNAQVKWPAGHKPSYPDALHQFVSWMLQPQAAMRPRIDDIIIHVDKLIAKFSQ